In a genomic window of Gossypium arboreum isolate Shixiya-1 chromosome 9, ASM2569848v2, whole genome shotgun sequence:
- the LOC108450843 gene encoding LOW QUALITY PROTEIN: putative calcium-transporting ATPase 13, plasma membrane-type (The sequence of the model RefSeq protein was modified relative to this genomic sequence to represent the inferred CDS: deleted 1 base in 1 codon) — MTTIFEPNLICSEHTIQVPPSLSTSDKAWHSIFASKKFSSLLTKSPTPKEEAKVVRRSPSHVSVNVMQENPLYQIDQRTLIELVKEKKLDRLQEFGGVNGVASNFGTDTQVGISGGADDVARLRNTFGSNTYNKPPTKGFFHFVIEALKEPAVLILLGCAALSLGFKIKAHGHKDSWYEVGSNFAAVFLPIVVSAISNYMQNRQFKELSRTNNKILVDVVRGGQRQQIRMFDVVVGDIVCLKMGDQVPADGLFLDGHSLQVDESSMTGETEHTEVNSSQNPFLLSWTKVAHGDARMLVTSVGSNTTWGQISRETNEQTPLQARLNKLSSSIAKVGLAVAFPVLLVLLVRYFTGHTKDEKGNREFHRSKAKTSDIINSIVGIATTAITTVAEGLPLVVTLTLAYSMKKMVADQAMVRKLSACETMGSTTTICTNKTGTLTLNRMEVTKFWLGQESMEEGASSISPFVVDLIHQGVALNTTGSFYRASPGTEYEFSGSPTEKAILSWAVVELKMDVEKTKKSCAVLQVEAFISQRRRSGVLIERNDDDTVHVHWKGAAEMILAMCSSYYDASGVVKDLDDGERTKFEEIIQGMAASSLRCIAFAHKQVPEEEYQNLKEQKKLKEDSLALLGLVGIKDPCRPGVKKAVEDCQYAGVNIKMITGDNVFTARAIAIECGILKPGQDLSSGAVVEGEEFRKYTLQERMEKVEKIQVMARSSPCDKLLMVQCLKQKGHVVAFTGDGTDDAPALKEADIGLSMGIQGTEAAKESSDIVILDDSFASVATVLRWGRCVYTNIQKFIQFLLTVNVSALCINFIAAVSTGEVPLTTVQLLWVNLYMDTLGALALATELPTKELLEKPPVGRTEPSLITNIMWRNLLAQALYQIAVLLTLQFNGESIFGVTKKVNHTLIFNTFMLCQVFNNFNARKLEKKNVFDDIHKNKMFIGIIGVTIVLQVVMVEFLKRFTDTERLNWGQWGACIAIAAASCPLGWAVKCLPVPKKPIFSYQKWNAFDGALLETKRHIVAVTGDGTNAAPLHQHTGKQIYVYSREFMALKWRKRVRISSSWRMISLQLPRS, encoded by the exons atGACTACCATTTTTGAACCAAACTTAATTTGCTCTGAACATACGATCCAAGTCCCTCCCTCGCTTAGCACATCCGATAAAGCCTGGCACTCCATATTTGCTTCCAAAAAGTTTTCATCTCTTCTCACCAAGTCCCCAACACCCAAAGAAGAAGCCAAAGTTGTTCGTCGCTCACCATCTCATGTTTCGGTCAATGTTATGCAAGAAAATCCTCTCTACCAAATTGATCAAAGAACTCTCATTGAGCTAGTGAAAGAGAAAAAACTTGACAGATTGCAGGAGTTTGGTGGCGTCAATGGTGTGGCTTCTAATTTTGGAACTGACACTCAAGTTGGCATTTCAGGTGGTGCCGACGATGTTGCACGCCTACGTAATACGTTCGGGTCCAACACCTACAACAAACCTCCAACAAAGGGCTTTTTCCATTTTGTGATTGAAGCACTTAAAGAACCCGCTGTATTGATTCTTTTGGGGTGTGCAGCTCTTTCACTTGGGTTTAAAATCAAAGCACATGGCCACAAAGACAGTTGGTATGAGGTTGGAAGCAATTTCGCGGCTGTATTTCTACCCATTGTTGTTTCTGCTATAAGTAACTATATGCAGAACCGACAATTCAAGGAGTTGTCAAGAACCAACAACAAAATTCTGGTTGATGTTGTACGAGGAGGTCAGCGCCAACAAATTCGGATGTTCGATGTCGTTGTTGGAGACATTGTGTGCCTAAAGATGGGAGATCAGGTTCCTGCTGATGGGTTGTTCTTAGATGGCCATTCACTGCAAGTAGATGAATCGAGCATGACTGGAGAAACTGAGCATACTGAGGTAAATAGCAGCCAAAATCCGTTCCTATTGTCGTGGACCAAAGTAGCTCATGGGGACGCTCGGATGCTCGTTACTTCGGTTGGTTCGAACACAACATGGGGCCAAATCAGCCGTGAAACCAATGAACAGACACCTTTACAAGCACGTTTGAACAAGCTGTCCTCATCTATTGCTAAGGTTGGCTTAGCAGTTGCTTTCCCGGTTCTTCTTGTTTTGTTGGTTCGTTACTTCACAGGCCATACAAAAGATGAGAAGGGAAACCGGGAGTTCCATAGAAGCAAGGCAAAGACTTCTGATATTATAAATTCTATTGTGGGCATTGCCACTACGGCTATTACCACCGTTGCAGAAGGACTGCCACTGGTTGTCACGCTGACTTTGGCTTACTCCATGAAGAAAATGGTGGCAGATCAAGCAATGGTGAGAAAGCTTTCTGCCTGTGAAACAATGGGCTCTACCACCACAATTTGTACCAACAAAACAGGTACTCTCACACTCAACCGAATGGAAGTTACGAAGTTTTGGCTCGGTCAGGAATCTATGGAAGAGGGAGCTTCCTCAATTTCTCCATTTGTTGTTGATTTGATCCATCAAGGTGTTGCCTTAAACACTACTGGCAGTTTTTATAGAGCTTCTCCAGGAACAGAATATGAATTCTCAGGTAGTCCTACCGAAAAAGCAATCCTTTCATGGGCTGTAGTGGAACTGAAGATGGATGTGGAGAAAACGAAGAAGAGTTGTGCAGTACTTCAAGTTGAAGCCTTCATTTCTCAGAGAAGAAGAAGTGGTGTTTTGATTGAAAGGAATGATGATGACACTGTCCATGTTCACTGGAAAGGAGCTGCTGAGATGATTCTAGCAATGTGTTCAAGCTACTACGATGCTTCAGGAGTTGTGAAAGATCTCGATGATGGTGAAAGGACGAAATTCGAGGAAATTATTCAAGGCATGGCAGCCAGCAGCCTCAGGTGCATTGCTTTTGCCCATAAACAAGTTCCAGAAGAAGAGTATCAAAATTTAAAGGAGCAGAAAAAGCTTAAAGAAGACAGCTTGGCCCTGTTAGGATTGGTTGGTATAAAGGATCCATGCAGACCTGGAGTGAAGAAAGCAGTGGAAGATTGCCAATATGCTGGAGTAAACATCAAAATGATCACTGGTGACAATGTTTTCACTGCAAGAGCCATAGCTATCGAATGTGGGATTCTCAAACCAGGTCAAGACTTGTCTAGTGGTGCAGTGGTAGAAGGTGAGGAATTCAGAAAGTATACACTACAAGAAAGGATGGAGAAAGTTGAGAAAATCCAAGTCATGGCAAGATCCTCTCCCTGTGATAAACTTCTCATGGTGCAATGCTTGAAACAGAAAGGGCATGTAGTTGCATTCACTGGAGATGGCACAGATGATGCACCTGCACTTAAGGAAGCAGATATTGGTCTATCAATGGGAATTCAAGGCACTGAAGCTGCGAAAGAGAGTTCGGATATCGTCATCTTGGATGATAGTTTTGCTTCGGTTGCGACAGTCTTAAGGTGGGGAAGATGTGTTTATACCAACATCCAAAAATTCATTCAGTTTCTGCTCACTGTAAATGTTTCTGCACTTTGTATCAACTTTATAGCTGCAGTGTCAACAGGTGAAGTCCCTCTAACTACGGTCCAGCTATTGTGGGTGAACCTATATATGGATACATTGGGCGCTTTGGCTTTGGCCACTGAGCTGCCTACAAAGGAGTTGTTGGAGAAACCGCCTGTTGGTCGAACCGAGCCT TCTCTCATCACAAACATCATGTGGAGGAACCTACTAGCTCAAGCTCTATACCAGATAGCAGTTCTACTTACCTTACAATTCAATGGTGAATCAATCTTTGGGGTGACAAAGAAGGTTAATCACACATTGATCTTTAATACTTTCATGCTTTGCCAGGTCTTTAACAATTTTAACGCAAGAAAGCTCGAAAAGAAGAACGTATTTGATGATATACACAAGAATAAGATGTTTATAGGAATCATTGGGGTAACCATTGTTCTTCAAGTGGTGATGGTGGAATTTCTTAAACGATTTACAGATACGGAGAGGTTGAATTGGGGACAGTGGGGAGCATGCATCGCCATTGCAGCTGCTTCTTGTCCTCTTGGTTGGGCTGTCAAGTGCTTACCTGTTCCAAAGAAACCCATTTTCAGCTATCAAAAATGGAATG CTTTTGATGGTGCATTGCTTGAAACAAAAAGGCATATTGTAGCAGTCACTGGGGATGGCACAAATGCTGCACCACTACACCAGCACACAGGGAAGCAGATATATGTCTATTCAAGGGAATTCATGGCACTGAAGTGGCGAAAGAGAGTTCGAATATCGTCATCTTGGAGGATGATTTCGCTTCAGTTGCCACGGTCTTGA